A segment of the Prosthecobacter sp. genome:
TGGTCTGCTGTGGTTGATGCTCAAGAAGCGGAAGTGACCGGCCTGCAACGTCATGGACACCCACGTGTCGCTCTTGATCACCATAAGCGGTGGCACGCCCACCAGCAGCGGTAGCTATGAGGTGAGCTTCAGCGCCACGGACAGCGCCGATCCGCCGTGAAAAAAGATGCCAGGCGTACAGTACATCATGCTCGCGGCAAAGCACTGAGGTCCAAGGCTTTGACAGGAGGTTCTCGAAGACTGACGCAGCGCGCAGGGAGCAGGTCAGTTTCATTCGCCACACCTTTGCGGGACGGGAATCCTCGCGTCTTGCGTGATCCGCGCGTCCGCCTATTCTGGCGCACGCATGAAGAAGTCCGTCCCGCCAGCTCCCGAACCGCCCGCATCATCGTGGCAGGCCGGGATCATCCTCGGTGGAGGAGCATTGGCTCTTGTGGCATTGATCGCGTGGGCCTTCTGGCCGCAGAAAAAATACACGCCGCTGCCCGTTTCGGCGGTTGTTTCCCTCGCCAAGGCCGAGCCGTTTGTCATGCCGGATGAAAAAGCCGCCTTCGCCCAATATGCAGGCTCGGAAAGCTGCAAGGAGTGCCACGCCGATCAATTCACCAAGTGGCTCGGTTCGCATCACGGCCTCGCGGAACGCAAACCGGACCCGAAACTCGACGATCCAGCGTTTGTTCCCACGCGCAGCTTCAAACACGGTTCGCAAACGACGGAAACACGCAAGACCGGCAGCGACTATGAACTCATCACCCTCGGCTTTGGCGACAAGATCACGCCTTATCGAGTCGAACACGTGATCGGCCACGACCCGCTGCGCCAGTATTTGGTTGATGGAGGAAATGGCCGTCTTCAGGCCATGGAAGCCTGCCTCGATCCGCACAAAAACGAATGGTTCAATGTGTACGGCAACGAAGACCGCAAACCCGGTGAATGGGGTCACTGGACGGGCCGCGGCATGGTGTGGAATCAAATGTGCGCCACCTGCCACAACACCCGCCTGCGCAAAAACTACGACGCTGCCACCGACAGCTACAAGACCACCATGGCCGAGATGTCCGTGAGCTGCGAGTCCTGCCACGGCCCGATGAAGCACCACAACGAGTGGCAGCACGCCAATCGTGGCGTTAAAGGCGATCCCACCATCGTGAAATGGTCCCGCGACCAGCACATCGAGAACTGTGCTGGCTGTCACGCGCGACGCGGCGAGATCACCGGCGACTTCGTGCCCGGCGAATCCTTCTGGGACCACTACCACCTCACCATCACCGACCAGAGCGACACGTTTTATCCTGACGGCCAGATTCGCGACGAAAACTACGAGTTCAGCAGCTTCTTCAGCAGCCGCATGCACCACGCCGGAGTGCGCTGCATGGACTGCCATGACATGCACAGCATGAAGACCATTCTGCCCGGCAACCAGCTCTGCATGCGCTGCCACACGCCTGGCGGCTTCCCCAACGCACCGGTCATCATGCCCGAGGCGCACAGCTTCCACCAAACCGCCAGCACTGGAAACCAGTGCGTGAACTGCCACATGCCGCAGACCGTGTACATGCAGCGCCACCCGCGCCACGACCACGGCTTCACCATTCCTGACCCGCTGCTCACGAAGCAGTTCAACGTGCCGAACGCCTGCAACAAATGCCACACCGACAAAACCACCGACTGGGCGCTCGAAGCCACGCAAAAATGGTGGGGGCCAAAGATGGAGCGCAAAACCCGCCAGCGGGCCGTTTTGATCGCCAAAGCGCGTCAGGGAGACGCCGAGGCACGCGATGGGCTCATCGATCTGCTCGGCAGCGATGAAATTCCGCACTGGAAAGCCAGCGCCACGCTGCTGCTTGACCGCTGGATTGATCAACCCGCCGTTCAAACCTCCATCAGCGCCCAGTTGCAGCACGCGCACCCGCTCGTGCGTCAAAGCGCCATCCGCACACTCGAACCTGTGCTGCAAAACGGCTCCATTCGCTCCACCATCGAGCCGTTGCTCAACGATCCGGTGCGTGGCGTGCGTGTGTCCGCCGCCTGGGCCTTGCGCGAGTCATTGAATCTCGATTCCGCCGCCGGAAAAGACCTCCAGCACATGTTGAACTGGAATGCCGACCAGCCCAGCGGCCAGATGCAGCTCGCCCAGTTCCATTTTGCCCGGGGCAACAACTCCGATGCCATCAAGAGCATGGAAACCGCGATCCGCTGGGATCCCAATTCCCCACCTTTCCACCACGATCTCGCGATGCTGTACAGCACCACCGGCCAGACCCCGCTTGCCATCACCAAACTACGCGACGCCATCAAACTCGCGCCCAACCACGCCGAGTATCACTACGAACTCGGCCTCGCCCTCAGCGAAACCGGCGACATGCAGGCCGTGATCAGTTCCCTTCAAGAAGCCGTGCGCCTTGATCCATCCCTTGCACGCGCCTGGTACAATCTGGGCCTTGCCAGGAACGGTTTGGGCGACATACCCGGTGCTCTGGAAGCCCTGCAACGCGGTGAACTCGCCAATGCGCGCGATCCCGGCATTCCCTATGCCCGCGCCACGATTCTCGCGCAGCAGAACCGCAAACCGGAAGCCATCGCCGCGCTAGATCGAGCCTTGAGTATCGCTCCAGGTTATGGAGAGGCGCTGCAACTGCGCGCGGCCTTGATGCAGCGTTGAGCTGGCTCAGCCATCCGCCTTCTTCCACTCCTCGCCCTCTTCGTCATCGTCATCGCCGAAGCCGTCGTCATACTCGTCGTCATCCTCGCCTTCACTGATGCCGGCGATAGTGTTGATGTCCTCATCACTGAGCTCTTCAACCTCGTCATCGTCATCATCCCCTTCTTCCTTCGGAGCCTCGGACGCCTGCTGGGCCTCCAGCCCCTTCTTTTCGATCTGGGCGAGCGTGTCGCTCACATCCTCGACCGACTCCCACACCTTCTTTGCCACGAAGATCGGCGCGCTCTGCTGCACCGCCATCGCAATGCTGTCGCTCGGCCGCGCATCAAGCTCGATCATCTTTCGCGTCGTATGCAGCTCGTTCTCGGCGGAGATGATCAGGCGCGCGTGGAAGACACTGCCATTGATGTTGTTAATGATGACGCGCTCCACCTTGGCGCCGAAGGCCATGAGCAGGTGCCCGACGAGATCGTGCGTCAGCGGACGCTCCTTCGACACGCCGCGCATGAACATGGAGATCGCCGTGCCGACGGACTCGTCGATGTAGATCACGAAGACCTTCGATTCATTGCCAAGAAACACCGCGAAGCTGCCTTCCAGCGGCAGCACCGCGCGCACCTGCACTTCGATGACATCCTTGTTCATGCGCCAATTTAAAA
Coding sequences within it:
- a CDS encoding tetratricopeptide repeat protein, yielding MKKSVPPAPEPPASSWQAGIILGGGALALVALIAWAFWPQKKYTPLPVSAVVSLAKAEPFVMPDEKAAFAQYAGSESCKECHADQFTKWLGSHHGLAERKPDPKLDDPAFVPTRSFKHGSQTTETRKTGSDYELITLGFGDKITPYRVEHVIGHDPLRQYLVDGGNGRLQAMEACLDPHKNEWFNVYGNEDRKPGEWGHWTGRGMVWNQMCATCHNTRLRKNYDAATDSYKTTMAEMSVSCESCHGPMKHHNEWQHANRGVKGDPTIVKWSRDQHIENCAGCHARRGEITGDFVPGESFWDHYHLTITDQSDTFYPDGQIRDENYEFSSFFSSRMHHAGVRCMDCHDMHSMKTILPGNQLCMRCHTPGGFPNAPVIMPEAHSFHQTASTGNQCVNCHMPQTVYMQRHPRHDHGFTIPDPLLTKQFNVPNACNKCHTDKTTDWALEATQKWWGPKMERKTRQRAVLIAKARQGDAEARDGLIDLLGSDEIPHWKASATLLLDRWIDQPAVQTSISAQLQHAHPLVRQSAIRTLEPVLQNGSIRSTIEPLLNDPVRGVRVSAAWALRESLNLDSAAGKDLQHMLNWNADQPSGQMQLAQFHFARGNNSDAIKSMETAIRWDPNSPPFHHDLAMLYSTTGQTPLAITKLRDAIKLAPNHAEYHYELGLALSETGDMQAVISSLQEAVRLDPSLARAWYNLGLARNGLGDIPGALEALQRGELANARDPGIPYARATILAQQNRKPEAIAALDRALSIAPGYGEALQLRAALMQR
- a CDS encoding bifunctional nuclease family protein, whose product is MNKDVIEVQVRAVLPLEGSFAVFLGNESKVFVIYIDESVGTAISMFMRGVSKERPLTHDLVGHLLMAFGAKVERVIINNINGSVFHARLIISAENELHTTRKMIELDARPSDSIAMAVQQSAPIFVAKKVWESVEDVSDTLAQIEKKGLEAQQASEAPKEEGDDDDDEVEELSDEDINTIAGISEGEDDDEYDDGFGDDDDEEGEEWKKADG